The Novosphingobium sp. THN1 genome includes a window with the following:
- a CDS encoding methylamine utilization protein produces MPLLLSAAPPPIVQVQVVDQAGMPVRDAVVEAVPPPGDKRIATFRWRNAMAQRNLAFTPGTLIVPRGATVAFPNLDNVRHSIYSFSRPGPFKIELYGQDQTRTQQFKVAGTIALGCNIHDQMRGYIRVTDSPYAARTDVNGLATIEGLGRGSYDVIVWHPGMRAAGGEWRGKLVMEPGNRAHIAIAVRPGPAK; encoded by the coding sequence TTGCCCCTTCTGCTTTCGGCAGCGCCGCCGCCGATTGTCCAGGTGCAGGTCGTGGATCAGGCGGGCATGCCGGTGCGCGATGCGGTGGTCGAGGCGGTGCCTCCGCCGGGTGACAAGCGCATTGCGACCTTCCGCTGGCGCAATGCCATGGCGCAGAGAAATCTCGCTTTCACTCCGGGCACGCTGATCGTGCCTCGCGGCGCGACGGTGGCATTTCCCAACTTGGACAACGTGCGCCATTCGATCTACAGCTTTTCCAGGCCGGGTCCGTTCAAGATCGAATTGTATGGCCAGGATCAGACGCGCACGCAGCAGTTCAAGGTGGCGGGCACGATCGCGCTGGGGTGCAACATCCACGACCAGATGCGTGGCTACATCCGCGTAACCGACTCCCCTTATGCCGCGCGCACGGATGTAAACGGACTAGCAACTATCGAGGGACTCGGCCGTGGTTCCTACGACGTGATCGTGTGGCATCCAGGCATGCGCGCGGCTGGTGGCGAGTGGCGCGGCAAGCTTGTCATGGAGCCGGGCAATCGCGCGCACATCGCCATTGCTGTCCGTCCCGGGCCGGCCAAATGA
- a CDS encoding DUF3034 family protein, which yields MCNKASKAFAARPGWRTTWPGAAAGILFCSMLLAAPAAHADPLLDGGKLVLTNGISSIEGSSGGGLASWATIGGMETDRGIGISAHVTAIELADYGWQSHGASIGIKDRVELAYARQNFDTRKVGAALGLGEGYKFNQDIFSAKVRLIGDLVYGPPLLPQISIGLQHKRSLDAAIVKAVGASSPNGTDFTVSATKLFLQQSVLVNATARLTNANQFGLLGFGGPDQRARSLQFEGSVAYMLTPRLVIGGEYRTRPSNLAIAREDDAHDLFVAWAFVRNATITAAYANVGSIATFDGQRGGLVSLQFAF from the coding sequence ATGTGCAACAAGGCATCCAAGGCATTTGCAGCACGCCCCGGCTGGCGGACAACCTGGCCGGGCGCTGCCGCCGGCATCCTGTTCTGCTCCATGCTCCTCGCAGCACCAGCAGCCCATGCCGACCCCCTGCTGGACGGCGGCAAACTGGTGCTGACCAACGGGATTTCCTCCATCGAAGGCTCGAGCGGCGGCGGCCTTGCCAGCTGGGCTACGATCGGCGGCATGGAAACTGACCGCGGTATTGGCATATCGGCTCATGTCACGGCAATCGAACTTGCCGACTATGGTTGGCAGAGCCATGGCGCCTCCATTGGCATCAAGGACAGGGTTGAACTGGCCTATGCTCGCCAGAACTTCGACACGAGAAAGGTCGGCGCGGCATTGGGGCTGGGCGAGGGTTACAAGTTCAATCAGGATATCTTCAGCGCCAAGGTCCGGCTCATCGGCGATCTCGTCTACGGTCCGCCGCTGCTGCCACAGATCAGTATCGGCTTGCAGCACAAGCGCAGCCTTGATGCCGCCATCGTCAAGGCAGTAGGCGCCTCATCGCCGAATGGCACCGACTTCACCGTAAGTGCCACCAAGCTCTTCCTGCAGCAGAGCGTGCTGGTCAACGCTACCGCGCGGCTGACCAATGCCAACCAGTTCGGCCTGCTTGGCTTCGGAGGGCCGGATCAGCGTGCGCGTTCGCTGCAGTTCGAAGGTTCGGTTGCCTATATGCTGACACCTCGCCTCGTCATCGGCGGTGAATACCGGACTCGTCCAAGCAATCTCGCGATCGCGCGGGAGGATGATGCTCATGACCTGTTTGTTGCGTGGGCCTTCGTCCGCAATGCTACCATTACTGCCGCCTATGCCAACGTCGGCTCCATCGCCACGTTCGACGGCCAGCGCGGCGGCCTCGTCTCGCTCCAGTTCGCATTCTGA
- a CDS encoding group 1 truncated hemoglobin — MTLALALALLAAQPVSAEPQGAVIQQEDPAAVDWEKEFGVEKKVRDPVTGELPVDPYPQSPANAGATPFSGDTLAKAFGGKAGIRRLVDRFVDLNTTDPRIAPIFKNHDMVRLRRTLFEQFCYLLDAGCTYTGRDMKSSHKNLGTTRADLNALVENLQRAMRENDVPFRAQNRLLSKLAPMDKDIVER, encoded by the coding sequence ATGACACTTGCTCTCGCTCTTGCGCTGCTTGCAGCACAACCTGTCAGCGCCGAGCCGCAAGGTGCAGTGATCCAGCAGGAGGATCCTGCCGCGGTCGACTGGGAAAAGGAGTTCGGGGTCGAGAAGAAAGTCCGTGATCCGGTTACAGGCGAGCTTCCAGTCGATCCCTACCCGCAATCGCCGGCCAATGCTGGTGCAACGCCCTTCTCGGGAGACACTCTGGCCAAGGCGTTTGGCGGCAAGGCCGGCATTCGCAGGTTGGTCGACAGGTTCGTGGACCTGAACACCACCGATCCACGTATCGCTCCGATCTTCAAGAACCACGATATGGTCCGTTTGCGGCGCACCCTGTTCGAGCAGTTCTGCTATCTCCTTGATGCTGGCTGCACATATACCGGCCGAGACATGAAGTCCTCGCACAAGAATCTGGGCACGACGCGCGCCGACCTCAATGCCCTGGTCGAGAACCTGCAGCGTGCAATGCGTGAAAACGATGTACCGTTCCGCGCGCAGAACCGGCTGCTTTCCAAGCTCGCGCCAATGGACAAGGACATCGTCGAACGCTGA
- the cas9 gene encoding type II CRISPR RNA-guided endonuclease Cas9 (Cas9, originally named Csn1, is the large, multifunctional signature protein of type II CRISPR/Cas systems. It is well known even to general audiences because its RNA-guided endonuclease activity has made it a popular tool for custom editing of eukaryotic genomes.): MHEAGARTYGEFLANRDARRVRLRSEGDGFDFYPERRHLEAEFDAIWAAQAACNPALLTDAVRDRLRRIIFFQRPLKAPKVGGCAFFNEEPRLPKAHPLFQERRVYEEVNQLEITRAGAPSRKLTLDQRDKIILKLKSAKTATFSGLAKLLQLADGESFDKATENRTGLVGDEIFTAFSDKKCFGDRWAHFDPGAQWSIIDTVAEEEDPVRLRDWLMATHGVTVDQAEAIGRVRLPEGHGRLGETASRLILAQLKSGSKDGHPLTYCEAVEAALGKSRSDLRTGEIRDQLPYYGEILTREIPPGSLDPNDDDEIRWGKITNPTVHIGLNQLRRLMNAIIKAHGRPDEIVVELARELKLSEKKKAERNRRIGANTRAAEARSKKLLESGQPDTGANRALLKLWEDLSPNNPLDRCCPFCGHHIEQMALFSGETEIEHIIPFSRCLDDSAANKVVAHRSCKQEKGNKTPWEAWGHTERWAIIAEQVLRLHKSKQWRFALDAMERLGQQGDFIARQLTDTQYLSRMVGTYLSSLYPDTAGVHVIPGHMTAMLRRLWDLNELLPDHNYVENPHSGAPKNRLDHRHHAIDAAVVGVTTRSLLKDISKAAERAERQDLDQLFIDLPTPWETFREDLHESLARVVVSHKAEHGRKGVPAKGKDVTAARLHNDTAYGLTGLASDSGLPIVVHRVPLLSLKPDDLSNPIRIPDAALQRALREATDGKSGKDFQAALAGFSRSDPVFKGIRHVRVREALKVIPIRDASGHAFKAYKGDANARYDVWRMPDGKWISRWKDRDGASRSSIVSMFEAHQTGQPAQRPHPAAKRVLSLRQNDLVAVEPQGQPRKIMRVVKFSSGGEITFAEHQEAGPLKARHTTSPDIDPFKYFYSSAGGLQKASARQIRIDELGRIFDPGPR, translated from the coding sequence ATGCATGAAGCAGGCGCGCGCACCTATGGGGAGTTTCTGGCTAACAGGGATGCAAGACGCGTGCGGTTGCGCAGCGAAGGAGATGGCTTTGATTTTTACCCCGAACGCCGCCATCTGGAAGCTGAGTTCGATGCGATCTGGGCCGCACAGGCCGCATGCAATCCCGCGTTGCTGACCGATGCTGTCCGCGACCGGTTGCGGCGCATCATCTTTTTCCAGCGACCATTGAAGGCACCCAAGGTCGGTGGCTGCGCCTTCTTCAACGAAGAGCCACGTCTGCCCAAGGCCCACCCGCTGTTCCAGGAACGGCGGGTGTATGAAGAGGTCAATCAGCTTGAAATCACCAGAGCGGGAGCACCATCCCGAAAGCTGACGCTCGACCAGCGCGACAAGATCATCCTCAAGCTCAAGTCGGCGAAGACGGCGACTTTCTCGGGCCTGGCGAAACTGCTGCAGCTCGCTGATGGTGAGAGCTTCGACAAGGCTACCGAAAACCGCACAGGTCTTGTCGGCGATGAGATCTTTACCGCATTCAGTGACAAGAAATGCTTTGGCGATCGTTGGGCACATTTCGATCCCGGCGCTCAATGGTCAATCATCGACACGGTGGCAGAGGAGGAAGACCCGGTGCGCCTGCGCGACTGGTTGATGGCAACGCACGGTGTCACTGTGGATCAGGCCGAAGCAATTGGGCGTGTGCGCCTGCCAGAAGGCCATGGGCGCCTCGGCGAAACGGCCAGCCGATTGATTCTCGCCCAACTCAAGTCGGGGTCGAAAGATGGACATCCGCTGACATACTGCGAAGCAGTGGAAGCCGCGCTCGGAAAGTCGCGCAGCGATTTGCGCACCGGGGAGATACGGGACCAGCTGCCTTACTACGGTGAAATCCTCACAAGGGAGATTCCGCCCGGCTCGCTCGATCCGAACGACGATGACGAAATACGCTGGGGCAAGATCACAAATCCCACGGTTCATATCGGCCTGAACCAGCTTCGCCGCCTGATGAATGCCATTATCAAGGCGCATGGCCGCCCCGATGAGATCGTTGTCGAACTGGCACGCGAACTTAAGCTCAGTGAGAAAAAAAAGGCCGAACGCAACAGGCGCATCGGCGCGAACACTCGCGCTGCTGAGGCCAGGTCGAAAAAACTGCTCGAAAGCGGACAGCCTGATACCGGGGCGAACCGGGCGCTCCTGAAATTGTGGGAAGACCTCAGTCCGAACAATCCGCTCGACCGGTGCTGCCCGTTTTGCGGACATCACATCGAGCAAATGGCATTGTTCTCAGGCGAAACCGAGATCGAACACATCATTCCGTTCTCGCGTTGCCTCGACGATAGCGCCGCAAACAAGGTCGTCGCGCATCGCAGCTGCAAGCAGGAGAAGGGCAACAAGACGCCTTGGGAAGCCTGGGGACACACTGAACGCTGGGCGATCATCGCCGAGCAAGTGTTACGGCTCCATAAGTCAAAGCAATGGCGTTTCGCGCTCGACGCGATGGAGCGCCTTGGTCAGCAGGGCGACTTTATCGCGCGCCAACTGACCGACACGCAATATCTGTCGCGGATGGTAGGGACCTATCTTTCGAGCCTTTATCCCGACACTGCCGGGGTTCATGTCATCCCCGGTCACATGACCGCGATGCTGCGACGGCTATGGGATTTGAACGAGCTGCTGCCCGATCATAATTACGTCGAGAATCCCCATAGCGGTGCACCAAAAAATCGTTTGGATCATCGTCACCATGCAATTGATGCCGCTGTTGTCGGGGTCACGACACGCAGCCTGCTCAAGGACATTTCGAAGGCGGCAGAACGCGCCGAGCGTCAGGATCTCGACCAGCTTTTCATCGATCTACCAACGCCTTGGGAAACATTCCGCGAAGACCTGCATGAGTCTCTGGCGCGCGTCGTTGTCAGTCACAAGGCTGAGCATGGCCGCAAGGGCGTTCCGGCAAAGGGCAAGGATGTCACCGCTGCACGGCTGCATAACGACACTGCCTACGGACTGACCGGCCTCGCCAGCGACAGCGGCTTGCCGATTGTCGTCCACCGCGTGCCTTTGCTCAGCCTCAAACCGGATGACCTCTCCAATCCCATCCGCATCCCCGACGCTGCTTTGCAGCGGGCACTGCGCGAGGCCACTGATGGCAAATCGGGTAAGGATTTTCAGGCGGCATTGGCCGGGTTTTCAAGATCAGATCCTGTGTTCAAGGGCATACGGCATGTAAGAGTGCGCGAAGCCTTGAAGGTCATCCCGATCCGTGACGCATCGGGCCATGCTTTCAAAGCCTACAAGGGCGATGCCAACGCGCGATATGACGTGTGGCGGATGCCGGACGGGAAATGGATATCACGCTGGAAGGACAGGGACGGTGCATCTCGTTCGAGCATTGTATCCATGTTTGAAGCGCACCAGACCGGCCAGCCTGCACAGCGCCCACACCCAGCGGCGAAGAGAGTTTTGAGTTTGCGCCAGAACGACTTGGTAGCGGTCGAGCCGCAAGGCCAGCCGCGCAAGATCATGCGGGTCGTGAAATTTTCCAGTGGGGGAGAGATTACCTTCGCCGAGCATCAGGAAGCAGGGCCATTGAAAGCGCGACACACGACTTCGCCCGATATTGATCCTTTCAAATATTTCTATTCATCTGCTGGCGGTCTGCAGAAGGCCAGCGCCCGGCAGATTCGTATCGACGAACTTGGGCGCATCTTCGATCCCGGGCCGCGTTAA
- a CDS encoding HigA family addiction module antitoxin, producing MALGMHPSPTVRVGNWLKTEIVERAGVNVMTLAQHFGVSRQALSTLLNGNASLSADMAIRFEKAFGVRADTLLRMQTAYELAQAREHEGDIKVRKFANAA from the coding sequence ATGGCGCTTGGGATGCACCCGTCTCCGACTGTCCGTGTTGGCAATTGGCTAAAGACGGAAATCGTGGAGCGTGCCGGGGTGAACGTGATGACCTTGGCACAGCACTTTGGCGTCTCGCGGCAGGCATTGAGTACGCTGCTCAATGGCAACGCAAGCCTTTCTGCCGATATGGCGATCCGGTTTGAAAAGGCCTTTGGCGTCAGGGCTGATACGTTGCTGCGGATGCAGACTGCCTACGAACTCGCGCAAGCCCGCGAGCATGAAGGCGACATCAAGGTTCGCAAATTCGCGAACGCGGCCTGA
- a CDS encoding alpha/beta hydrolase — protein sequence MFPAASEDVAAVYRELLKSYPARNIGIYGCSAGGMLTGMATAWFQKHGLPRPGAVGVFCAGLTTSAFGFGGDADFMTAAIGDARAAPSWPINDELPWTALPYFKGSDPNDPLVSPGSSDETLRRFPPTLIISGTRGFELSSAVKTHSRLTALGVKADLHIWEGLFHGFFYNPDIPESHEAYDVMLRFFDRNLGR from the coding sequence GTGTTTCCGGCAGCAAGCGAAGACGTGGCCGCGGTCTATCGCGAGTTGCTGAAGTCCTATCCGGCGCGCAACATCGGCATCTATGGCTGCTCGGCGGGTGGCATGTTGACAGGAATGGCAACGGCCTGGTTCCAGAAGCATGGTCTTCCTCGTCCAGGGGCAGTCGGCGTATTCTGTGCAGGTCTCACAACGTCTGCTTTTGGCTTCGGCGGCGATGCTGATTTCATGACCGCCGCAATCGGCGATGCAAGGGCTGCTCCATCGTGGCCCATCAATGACGAATTACCGTGGACGGCATTGCCATACTTCAAGGGAAGCGATCCCAACGACCCTCTGGTTTCCCCGGGCTCATCAGACGAAACCCTACGCCGCTTTCCGCCAACTCTGATCATCTCCGGCACGCGAGGCTTCGAACTCAGCTCGGCCGTAAAAACGCACTCGCGGCTCACTGCTCTTGGCGTCAAGGCAGATCTTCACATCTGGGAGGGGCTATTCCACGGCTTTTTCTACAATCCCGACATCCCGGAATCACATGAGGCCTACGATGTAATGCTCCGCTTTTTCGATCGCAATCTGGGCAGGTGA
- a CDS encoding alpha/beta hydrolase: MSLTRRTFATSALASAAMPVLLQARSGPRPPAIAKASVDPMALLDPELREGARLILSRPLPDPLDHAAIVGMRKAAPPAPDVLPAPAPAVELRLIEGAPGHPPVKVAVIGACRKAALRPAVLHIHGGGFIVGRMEDTIPASQQLAKEFDCVVVEVDYRLSPETRFPGPLEDCCAALTWLHANADVLGVDRTRIAVKGESAGGGLAAMVALAARDRRSVPLCCQILIYPMLDDRTGSTRRVPPFIGTIGWNEAGNVVGWSSLLGQPAGQPTIPAGSVPARAPDLAGLPRTFIGVGSIDLFVDEDIAYAGRLVQAGIPTELLVMPGAFHGFDFVVPESGASQAFTAAWKRTLRAAFAIRPPV; the protein is encoded by the coding sequence GTGAGCTTGACCCGCCGGACATTCGCAACGTCAGCCTTGGCATCTGCAGCCATGCCAGTCCTGTTGCAGGCGCGTTCCGGCCCGAGACCTCCTGCGATCGCCAAGGCAAGCGTCGACCCGATGGCGCTGCTCGATCCCGAATTGCGCGAAGGGGCAAGGTTGATACTGTCACGCCCGCTGCCTGATCCCCTTGATCACGCAGCGATCGTGGGAATGCGCAAGGCTGCGCCGCCAGCACCTGATGTGCTGCCAGCGCCTGCGCCCGCGGTCGAACTTCGCTTGATTGAGGGCGCGCCAGGCCACCCGCCCGTCAAAGTGGCGGTAATCGGCGCGTGCAGAAAAGCAGCTTTGCGCCCGGCCGTCCTTCACATTCACGGCGGCGGCTTCATCGTCGGCCGGATGGAGGATACTATCCCGGCATCGCAGCAACTCGCCAAGGAGTTCGACTGCGTGGTGGTCGAGGTTGACTATCGCCTGTCCCCCGAGACCCGCTTTCCCGGACCGCTCGAGGATTGTTGCGCCGCATTGACCTGGCTTCATGCCAATGCCGATGTTTTGGGCGTCGATCGCACGCGAATTGCGGTTAAAGGCGAAAGCGCTGGAGGTGGGCTCGCCGCCATGGTGGCGCTGGCGGCGCGGGACCGCCGCAGCGTGCCACTGTGCTGCCAGATCCTGATCTATCCGATGCTCGACGACCGGACCGGATCGACGCGGCGGGTGCCGCCGTTCATCGGCACCATCGGCTGGAACGAGGCTGGCAACGTGGTCGGCTGGAGCAGCCTGCTTGGCCAGCCTGCCGGCCAACCAACCATTCCTGCCGGAAGTGTTCCAGCGCGGGCCCCCGATCTTGCAGGATTGCCGCGCACCTTTATCGGTGTGGGGTCGATTGATCTCTTCGTGGACGAAGACATCGCCTATGCTGGCCGTCTGGTGCAGGCCGGGATTCCGACCGAACTCCTGGTTATGCCCGGCGCTTTCCACGGGTTCGATTTCGTGGTTCCCGAATCTGGCGCTTCGCAAGCATTCACCGCTGCGTGGAAGCGCACCCTGCGCGCAGCTTTCGCCATCCGGCCGCCTGTCTGA
- a CDS encoding TonB-dependent receptor plug domain-containing protein, giving the protein MKIYRKTAVLLNALIASAALGLVMSAPALAQNAPQDASGEATSEPANPGEIVVTALKSGSVRLDKVPLAIQAFNGDVLKQRNVRDGADLIQLIPGASQAQEIGAGYRIFSFRGSGAGGPIGDGLIGYYLDDTPFGVPNNQAAPPVQYFDIDRVEVLRGPQGTLYGLGSSAGTIIYHTKNPDLDRATYAGELELSKTAEASDPNYRGAAAISLPLVPGKLGLRVSGGYDRRAGVADIYSGAPTGTPREKDANHVTSKDIQAVLLWKPDELTSVRTRFWYFATDQKYLNVINSLDPPFAAFQGDVVGFDKRRAWYASNTIEREFGGVTLTNATSYQKSLPGGFQVGLNLGAPLGTGVLINGGDARNFVNELRLATNDGGPFKG; this is encoded by the coding sequence ATGAAAATCTATCGAAAGACGGCAGTTCTGCTCAACGCCCTGATTGCCTCAGCGGCGCTTGGTCTGGTGATGTCGGCCCCGGCCCTTGCCCAGAACGCGCCGCAGGATGCATCAGGCGAGGCAACCAGCGAACCTGCCAATCCGGGCGAGATCGTGGTCACTGCCCTCAAGTCCGGCTCGGTCCGCCTCGACAAGGTGCCGCTGGCAATCCAGGCCTTCAACGGTGACGTGCTGAAGCAGCGCAACGTGCGCGACGGGGCTGATCTGATCCAGCTGATCCCCGGCGCATCGCAGGCGCAGGAGATCGGCGCGGGCTATCGCATCTTCTCGTTCCGCGGATCAGGCGCGGGCGGGCCAATCGGCGATGGCCTGATCGGCTACTACCTTGACGATACGCCCTTCGGCGTGCCCAACAACCAGGCCGCGCCGCCAGTGCAGTACTTCGATATTGACCGGGTGGAAGTCCTGCGCGGACCGCAGGGCACGCTCTACGGCCTCGGTTCGTCCGCAGGCACGATCATCTACCATACCAAGAACCCGGATCTCGATCGCGCGACTTACGCCGGCGAACTCGAGCTTTCCAAGACGGCCGAGGCCAGCGATCCCAACTATCGTGGTGCGGCGGCAATCTCCCTGCCCTTGGTACCAGGCAAGCTCGGTCTGCGCGTGAGCGGCGGGTACGATCGCCGCGCGGGCGTAGCCGACATCTATTCGGGCGCACCCACCGGCACCCCGCGCGAGAAGGACGCCAACCACGTAACCTCGAAGGACATTCAGGCCGTGCTGCTGTGGAAGCCGGATGAACTGACTTCGGTGCGTACGCGCTTCTGGTATTTCGCCACCGACCAGAAGTACCTCAATGTCATCAACTCGCTCGATCCGCCGTTCGCGGCATTCCAGGGCGATGTTGTGGGCTTCGACAAGCGCCGTGCGTGGTACGCATCCAACACCATCGAGCGCGAGTTCGGCGGGGTGACGCTGACCAATGCAACGTCCTACCAGAAGTCCCTGCCGGGTGGTTTTCAGGTCGGCCTCAACCTTGGCGCACCGCTGGGAACGGGCGTTCTGATAAACGGCGGCGACGCCCGCAATTTCGTGAACGAACTACGTCTTGCCACCAACGACGGCGGGCCGTTCAAGGGGTAG